The proteins below come from a single Candidatus Omnitrophota bacterium genomic window:
- the ppdK gene encoding pyruvate, phosphate dikinase, with protein MAKKYVYFFGGAKADGNESMKNLLGGKGANLAEMAGSKDLRLPVPPGFSITTEVCIYYYKNRKTYPKGLKEEVNKALERVEKLMGRKFGDPDNPLLVSVRSGARKSMPGMMETVLNVGLTEETIPGLIKQSAGNSRFVYDAYRRLIMMYSDVVMEKASGIEPKDEEGIRKQLEKIMAQMKKEKGYTLDTDLTGDDLKKLCALFKVRIKEVLKKDFPDDPDEQLWGGIGAVFSSWNGKRAVSYRRIEGIPDEWGTAVNVQTMVFGNMGTDSATGVAFTRNPGNGENKFYGEYLINAQGEDVVAGIRTPAPINEYSTSEHNKDLVTLEKAMPKIYQELFDIQERLEKHYRDMQDIEFTIEKGRLFMLQCRVGKRNGPAAVRMALDMLKEKLIKKEEAVVRVTPAQLDELLHPIIDPKAELTHKPLARGLPAGPGGASGQIVFSAHDAVEWAKQGKRVILVREETNPEDVEGMRAAQAILTARGGMTSHAALVARGWGKCCIVGCSSLHIDYAKKELHVDNKVFQEGAWVTLNGTKGNLYEGKLPMMDATEKNDVLMSFLKICVSLKKLGVRTNADTPEDAAKARQFGAEGIGLFRTEHMFYGKGSEEPLFRLRKMIVSNNETERRKALDELFPYVKKDIKGTLEAMDGLPVVIRLLDPPLHEFVPREQAKLEQLARDLNITMQELSRRADALHESNPMMGHRGVRLGVTYPEVSEMQIRAIFEAAAELLKEGKKPYPEIMVPVVCDVKELNDQLAIAKKIYQEVLSKYNLKKIRHMFGTMIEIPRASIVADKLAQVAEFFSFGTNDMTQMGFGFSRDDIGGFLPEYIKKGILPEDPFQSIDQEGIGELIKIGIERGRKTRKDLEVGICGEHGGEPRSVEFCHRVGMDYVSCSPFRVPIATLAAAQAALKEKNTR; from the coding sequence ATGGCAAAAAAATACGTTTACTTCTTTGGAGGGGCAAAGGCAGACGGAAACGAAAGCATGAAGAATCTCCTGGGTGGAAAAGGCGCTAACCTCGCGGAGATGGCAGGTAGTAAGGATTTACGTCTTCCCGTACCGCCGGGTTTTAGCATTACCACCGAGGTTTGCATATATTATTATAAGAATAGAAAGACTTATCCCAAAGGCCTGAAAGAAGAAGTCAACAAGGCCTTAGAGAGAGTGGAGAAGCTGATGGGTAGAAAATTCGGTGACCCGGATAATCCGCTTTTAGTTTCCGTGCGTTCGGGCGCGCGTAAATCCATGCCCGGGATGATGGAGACAGTATTAAACGTGGGTTTAACCGAGGAGACCATACCCGGGTTAATCAAACAGAGCGCAGGCAACAGCCGTTTTGTCTATGATGCCTACCGCAGGCTGATTATGATGTATTCCGACGTGGTGATGGAGAAGGCCTCCGGCATAGAGCCAAAAGATGAAGAGGGTATCCGTAAACAGCTGGAAAAAATTATGGCCCAGATGAAGAAAGAAAAGGGCTATACCCTGGATACGGATTTGACCGGCGATGACTTAAAAAAACTCTGCGCTTTATTTAAAGTGAGGATAAAGGAAGTGCTCAAAAAAGATTTTCCCGACGATCCCGATGAGCAGTTGTGGGGAGGGATAGGAGCAGTATTCTCCTCCTGGAACGGCAAGCGCGCAGTGAGCTACCGCCGTATAGAGGGTATCCCCGATGAGTGGGGCACAGCCGTAAATGTCCAGACCATGGTTTTCGGCAATATGGGCACAGATTCGGCAACCGGCGTTGCCTTTACCCGCAATCCGGGAAACGGAGAAAATAAATTTTACGGCGAATATCTGATTAATGCGCAGGGCGAGGACGTAGTCGCCGGTATCCGCACCCCAGCACCCATAAACGAATATTCAACATCAGAGCATAATAAAGATTTGGTGACCTTGGAAAAAGCAATGCCTAAGATTTATCAGGAGCTCTTTGACATTCAGGAGCGCCTGGAAAAACATTACCGCGATATGCAGGATATTGAGTTTACCATAGAAAAGGGCCGGCTCTTTATGTTGCAGTGCCGCGTGGGAAAACGTAATGGCCCGGCAGCCGTACGCATGGCCCTGGATATGTTAAAAGAAAAATTAATCAAAAAGGAAGAGGCGGTGGTGCGGGTAACTCCTGCACAATTAGATGAATTGTTACATCCTATCATTGACCCTAAAGCGGAGCTGACCCATAAACCCCTGGCCAGGGGTTTACCGGCAGGCCCGGGTGGCGCAAGCGGGCAGATAGTATTCTCCGCGCATGATGCCGTAGAATGGGCCAAGCAGGGCAAGAGAGTCATTTTGGTGCGCGAAGAGACTAACCCCGAAGACGTAGAAGGTATGCGCGCTGCACAGGCAATCCTTACTGCGCGCGGCGGGATGACTTCGCACGCGGCGTTGGTAGCGCGCGGCTGGGGCAAATGTTGTATCGTCGGCTGCAGCAGCCTGCACATTGATTATGCCAAAAAAGAATTGCACGTAGACAATAAAGTCTTTCAGGAGGGCGCCTGGGTGACCTTAAACGGCACCAAGGGCAATCTCTATGAGGGTAAGCTGCCGATGATGGACGCGACCGAGAAGAATGATGTATTGATGAGTTTCTTAAAGATTTGCGTTTCTCTTAAAAAGTTAGGCGTGCGCACCAATGCCGATACGCCCGAAGATGCGGCAAAGGCCCGTCAGTTCGGAGCAGAGGGTATCGGCCTTTTCCGCACTGAACATATGTTTTATGGGAAGGGTTCGGAAGAGCCCTTATTCAGGCTGCGTAAAATGATTGTTTCTAATAATGAAACAGAGCGGCGTAAGGCCCTGGATGAACTATTCCCCTATGTCAAGAAAGACATTAAGGGCACGCTTGAGGCCATGGATGGTTTACCTGTGGTCATCCGGCTGCTTGACCCGCCTTTGCATGAGTTTGTCCCCCGCGAGCAGGCGAAATTAGAGCAGCTTGCCCGGGATTTAAATATCACTATGCAAGAACTCTCCCGGAGGGCCGACGCCCTGCATGAATCTAATCCCATGATGGGCCACAGGGGTGTGCGTTTAGGCGTTACTTATCCGGAAGTAAGTGAAATGCAGATCCGGGCTATTTTCGAAGCCGCCGCAGAATTACTTAAGGAAGGCAAAAAACCCTATCCTGAAATAATGGTGCCGGTAGTCTGCGATGTCAAAGAACTAAACGATCAGCTAGCCATTGCCAAGAAAATTTATCAGGAGGTTTTGAGCAAGTATAACCTTAAAAAAATCAGGCATATGTTCGGCACGATGATTGAGATTCCGCGCGCCTCCATTGTCGCGGATAAATTAGCTCAAGTAGCCGAGTTTTTCTCATTCGGCACCAATGATATGACCCAGATGGGTTTTGGTTTTTCGCGCGATGATATCGGCGGTTTCCTGCCGGAATATATCAAGAAGGGTATACTTCCCGAGGATCCTTTCCAGAGCATTGACCAGGAGGGGATCGGGGAATTAATTAAGATCGGCATTGAGCGCGGCCGCAAAACACGCAAGGATTTAGAAGTAGGCATCTGCGGAGAGCACGGCGGCGAACCGCGTTCAGTAGAATTCTGCCATCGCGTAGGCATGGATTACGTAAGTTGTTCGCCTTTTCGGGTCCCTATTGCAACGTTAGCGGCAGCGCAGGCCGCGTTGAAAGAAAAAAATACGAGATAG